A window of the Harmonia axyridis chromosome 5, icHarAxyr1.1, whole genome shotgun sequence genome harbors these coding sequences:
- the LOC123680217 gene encoding uncharacterized protein LOC123680217, with translation MENFLEEGGLMHLKESLEENGIDSIDLITQLVQDKSFEETVPRLGDRLKIKRKLSLSQKTCYDEVTDQISTKKIIIDVPDIHATPSEVQSLRSTSSIDLDFTSTPIVFNITPTPVLSSIIIGDNTFHLEQLLQNSLMGRAIIELYRTNGQLSINCQSYLVELIVQHLINIQPFRRLTNEDFRRLSKHIVELFPGELHQVYFTSPIKKRNSKDNKSGVARGKLVDKYRNRLTFLRKSGIISAKYTDKEEINTPEPNERNLEDDDFEEDLVWLIHNREPWGEVINKWSQTFEYRKQLIRQDIEFQEILQKFPIIKNPLGYTLIDIDFKRTFQPQYQLIFKKFEPIFHKLLELKKKNLNHGDLLIVDLIQSEKINVESRHYYMLTLLASLLPQKSYGKKGNIWHPTITDSVKGVIVHIKIPAEIEDTINSKRKFLSKYNLPLLPFVIIQGPSISEIENVYVVYNDIIYRCDGVLKAIDICFQIIHIFNLRYPYESENIWMFIQIGMYNLNTPYDKIPNILDLVNKCS, from the exons ATGGAAAACTTTTTGGAGGAAGGAGGATTGATGCATCTTAAAGAATCTCTGGAGG AAAATGGAATAGATTCAATTGACCTAATAACACAACTTGTACAGGATAAATCGTTCGAAGAGACAGTGCCTCGATTGGGAGATCGATTGAAGATAAAAAGGAAACTATCCCTTTCTCAAAA GACTTGTTATGATGAGGTAACAGACCAAATTTCTACGAAGAAAATCATAATAGACGTTCCGGATATCCATGCAACCCCATCTGAAGTACAGTCGTTACGCAGTACTTCCTCGATTGATTTGGATTTCACATCTACACCGATTGTGTTCAACATTACACCTACACCTGTGTTGTCCAGTATTATAATTGGAGATAATACATTCCACTTGGAGCAATTGTTGCAGAATTCACTCATGGGTAGGGCTATTATCGAACTCTATAGAACGAACGGACAATTATCAATAAATTGTCAATCTTATTTGGTGGAGTTAATCGTTCAACATTTGATAAACATCCAACCTTTCAG GAGACTAACGAATGAGGACTTTAGAAGACTATCGAAACATATTGTCGAACTATTTCCTGGTGAATTACACCAAGTATATTTCACCtctccaataaaaaaaagaaattccaaAGATAACAAAAGTGGGGTGGCGAGGGGCAAACTTGTTGACAAATATAGGAATAGGCTGACATTCCTAAGAAAATCAGGAATCATTTCTGCTAAATATACAGATAAAGAAGAGATTAATACACCTGAACCTAATGAAAGAAATCTTGAAGATG ATGACTTCGAAGAAGATTTGGTTTGGCTGATACATAACAGGGAACCCTGGGGAGAAGTGATAAATAAATGGTCTCAGACCTTTGAATATAGGAAACAACTCATCAGGCAGGATATAGAGTTTCAGGAGATTTTACAGAAATTTCCCATTATCAAAAATCCCCTAGGATACACTTTAATTGACATTGATTTCAAAAGGACATTCCAACCACagtatcaattaatttttaaaaaattcgaGCCTATCTTCCACAAGCTTTTGGagttgaagaagaaaaactTGAATCATGGTGATTTACTGATTGTAGATCTCATTCAATCGGAAAAAATTAATGTTG AAAGTCGTCATTACTACATGCTTACCTTATTGGCTTCCCTTTTACCACAAAAATCATATGGAAAGAAGGGCAACATATGGCACCCTACAATAACGGACAGCGTGAAGGGTGTTATAGTACATATTAAG aTTCCTGCTGAAATCGAGGACACAATTAATAGCAAGAGGAAATTTCTATCCAAGTACAACCTTCCTCTACTTCCTTTTGTGATTATACAAGGGCCATCCATTtcagaaattgaaaatgtttatgTTGTCTACAATGATATCATTTATCGTTGCGATGGGGTACTGAAAGCAATTGATATATGTTTTCAgattatacatattttcaacttAAGATACCCTTATGAAAGCGAGAACATATGGATGTTTATTCAAATAGGTATGTACAACCTAAACACTCCTTATGATAAGATACCCAATATTTTGGATCTTGTCAACAAATGTTCATAG